TGAATTCTTTTTCGCACAATTTTTCATCTAAGCCTTCTTTAAGTGGAAAGGCAGACATTATTCCCAATGTGGTTGAAGATTTTAAGCCTATTTTTTTTAAGGGCCTAAAGATAGTGCCAATACCTTTGATTCATGGAGAGATAGTTAGTTTGGGTTATAGGTTAGACAATTTGGCGTATCTTACTGATGTTAAATTTATTCCTGAAGCGTCCTATGATTATTTGAAAAATTTAGATCTACTTATAATAGATGCTATTAGGATTAAGCCTCATCCGGCTCATCTAAATTTTTCAGAGGCTATTCGTGAGATTAAAAAAATTAATCCTAAAGTTTCTTACTTTACGCATATTGCACACGATATAATGCATGAAGAATTTGATTATTTAGAAAAAGACAATATTTATTTAGCTTATGATGGATTAAAGATTTATATTTGATTTAAATTTAAAGAGGATTTATGAAATTAATTTCATGGAATGTAAATGGAATTAGAGCTGTTTTAAAGAAAGGTTTTCTTGAGTTTGTAAAAGAATATACACCAGATATTTTGTGTGTTCAAGAAACTAAAGCTTTAAAAGAGCAGTTGCCAAAGGATTTAATTCTTGAGAATTATTATTCTTATTTTTCAAAGTCAAAGATTAAAGGTTATAGTGGTGTTTGTATTTACTCTAAAATTAAGCCTATTGCTGTAAATTTACTTGGGGAAGAAATTTTTGACAATGAGGGTAGGGGGCTTGTAGCATACTATGGTGATTTTGTGTTAATTAATGCTTATTTTCCCAATTCTCAAGCTTTAAGAAGAAGACTTGTTTATAAGCTTGATTTTTTATCTTATGTTGAGAATATTATAGATTCTCTTGTGGATGATGGTAAAAATGTAGTAATTTGTGGTGATTTTAATATTGCCCATACTGAGATTGATCTTGTAAATCCTGATTCAAATAGAGATTCTCCTGGATATTATATTGAAGAAACGACTTGGCTAGATAGCTTTTTGAACAAAGGGTATGTGGATACATTTAGGATATTTAATAAGGAACCTGGTTATTATACTTGGTGGAGCTATATAGCAAGAGCCAGGGAGAGAAATATGGGTTGGAGAATTGATTATTTTATTGTTAATGAATTATTTAAGAAAAATGTTAAAAAATCTCTAATTTTAGGCAAAGTAATGGGAAGTGATCATTGTCCTGTTTTTTTGGAGTTGGCTAATGTAGTTAGCTAAAGAGGAGCTTAAATTGAAAAAAACCATTGCAATTTTTTATTTAATATTTATTGTTAATTTTAGTTTTGGTATTGATTTAAATGATATTGATTTTTATCGTAGTCTTGAAAAGGAAGAATTGATATTTTTTATTAATTTATTAAAGAGAGAGCAACTTGTTTTGGCAAATAGTTGTGCTTTAGAGTATGTTGAATTAGCTTATAAGGCGTTAAAAGAAAAAAACATAAATTTATTATTAAAAAATGACAAAGAATTAGTAGTAGGTAATAATGCTGATCGCTTAGTTCAGTCTAAGGCATATAACAATGCAAGGTTTATCTTTAAGGCCACAAAGGATTTAAATACTTTGGTTCATATAAGTGGGGATGGGTTTTTAAAGACTTTAGATGGTAGAAACGTAGGGTTTAAGGATAACAAATTTATTATTTTAGATTCTTTTTTGAATAATGATTTTTATGATGATGTTCCAAGCGAATATTCTACCATTGAAATTTATAATAAAAGCATTTTAATGCCCAATTTAAATAAATTTCTTCTAGATAAGCGTTCAAATCCTTTTGTTTATCTTGAAGATTTTAATAAAAACGTTTATTTAAATGATATTCCAAAATTAAGCAAAGAAGAGTTGTTGTTTTTATTTTATGAAATATTTCCAGTTTCTAAGCTAAAGAGTTTAAAAGATTGGAATGATTTTGGATTTTCATCTATTTCAAAAGCATTGAATAAAATTTATTCTGAAAAAATAAATTCAATAAGAGGGAGTGCAAATGAATTATCAAAGAATTAGAAATTATTGTAAATTTACAGGTGCTTTTTTATTTTTTTTGTTTTCTTGTGTTTCTAATGAATTAAAGTTAGATCAAAATTTGGTAAAGGGAAAACTTGTTAATGGGCTAAGGTATTACATTTATAAAAATCAAACCCCAAAGAATGCTGTTAATATTGGAATTGTTTTAAATGTAGGCTCTCTCAATGAAGAAGATAATGAGAGGGGGATAGCGCATTATCTTGAACATATGGCTTTTAATGGCACAAAAGATTATCCAGGGAATTCTATAGTTGATGTTCTTAAAAAATTTGGAATGCAATTTGGTGCTGACATTAATGCTGCTACTAGTTTCGATTTCACTTATTATAGACTTGATTTGTCAGATGGTAATAATAAAGATGAAATTGATGAATCTATAAATATTTTGAGAAACTGGGCTTCTCAAATCAGTTTTATGAAAGAAGAAATAGACCTAGAGCGAAATATTATTATTGAGGAAAAAAAGCTTGGTGAGACTTATCCTGGAAGAATTTATGAAAAAATGTATAAGTTTTTAACAAGCGGAAGTCTTTATGAATTTAGAAGTCCTATTGGACTTGAAGAGCAGATTTTATCTTTTCAATCAGAAGATTTTAAAAAATTTTATAGAAAGTGGTATAGGCCAGAACTTGCAAGTGTTATTGTGGTAGGAGATATTGATCCTATAGAAATTGAAGATAAAATAAAGAAGCAATTTATTTCTTGGAAAAATCCAGCTGATAAAGTTAAAGAGCCAAAAGTAAGTTTAGACGTAGAGCTTAAAGATAAGTTTTTACTTTTAGAAGATTTAGAAGTTGGAGAACCTGGTTTAATGTTCTTTAAAAAAGAAATTATTAACTTTGTGAAGACCAAAGATGATGTTTTGAATGACATTAAAAGGTCTTTATTGAGTGCTCTTTTTGAAAATAGATTTTCTGAATTAAAGACCACTGGGGTAAATCATTTTAAAAATGTTTCAAATAAAGATTTTTTTTCATTTAAGTCAGATAACAATACTATTGTTGCAAGATCGATTTCTTTAAACTTTAATCCAGGTTATTTGAACGAAGGAATTCAAGACTTTTTTTATGAGCTTGAGAGGATAAGAAAATTTGGATTTACCCAAGGTGAGTTTGAAAAAGTTAGATCTCAATTTTTCAAATCTTTAGAATTAAGGAAAAAAAATATAAATAAAACAAATTCATGGGCTATTTTTGAAAATTTAGTAGAGATTGCTATTTATGGTTCTAATAAATTTGATATGAATGAATATTATGACCTTTCTGTTCAATATTTGAAAAAGATTGATTTAAAAACAATAAATAATCTTGTAGGAAGAGAGTTTGATGTAAAAGATTGTGCAATTTTTTATTCTTATCATGGAGGAGCGCATCCTGTTTTGGCTTTTGAAGATATTGATAATCTTCAAAAGATAGCTTTAAAAAGAGAGATAAAGCCTTATGATAATTCTTCAATTGAAGGTAAATTTTTTAATAAGTCTTTAGATGATAAAGATATTATTAAAGAAAATGAGTTTGAAAATGAAATTTCATCATTTGTTCTTGAAAATGGTGTTGAAGTTTATTTTAAATATAATGATCAAAAAAAGGGTGTAATTGATTTTAGTGCAACTTCTTGGGGAGGTTTAATCAATGAAGATATAAGACTTATTCCTGTTTTATCTTTTGCTCCTGGGGTAGTATCTGGTTCAGGTTACGGTGATTATTCTGCATTACAGACTGAAAAATATTTATCAGATAAAACTGTTTCTTTAAGTGTTGGCGTTGGAGCTCAAGAATCATATATTACTGGAAGTTCAGATAAAAAAGATCTTGAAACTCTTTTTCAGCTTATATATTTTACTTTCAAGGAACCCAAAATAGATGATGTTTTTTTGCAAAATGCTATTAATAATATAAAAGCACTAATAAAGAGTAATAAAAATAGTTCTAATTATCATTTTAAAAAAGCTATTAGTAGATTTTTAAACAATAATGATCCTAGATTTGAAGATACAAAAGATAGTGATTTGCAGTATTTTACAAAAGAAAATATTTTGTCTTTTTATAAGAAAAGGTTTACTTATGCAAATAATTTTAAGTTTGTTTTTGTTGGAGATTCAGATATTCAAACAATAAAGACTTATTCAAAGAAATATTTGGGCAATCTTAACTTTAAAGAAATAAGCGAGTATAAAGATTTAGATTACTCTTACAGTAAAAATTTTAATAAAGTAGTTGTAAGGAAGGGGAAAAATACAACTAGCTTTGCTTATATAATTTATCCTTTTAAATTTAATTATTTAGCAGAAACCTCATTAAATTTAAATGCTTTAGCAGATCTATTAACGGATGGGCTTATAAAAAATATTAGAGAAAAAATGTCTAGCGTTTATGCAATTCAATCCTCTTTTGACTCCAATTTACGGAAAAATGTAGACTCTGATGGTATTTTGTCTATTTTTTTTACTACTGAGCCCAAGGAGCTGAATAATGTTTTAAATTCTATTAATCGCTATATGATCGAAAGGCAAAAAATAGATTTTAATGATAAAGATTTTTCTTATGTTAAGAAGAATTATATTAAAAATACAAAAATAAATTCAGAGAAGAATGGTTATTGGATTTCAAATATATTGGCGTCATTATCCTGGTATGGGGTATTTAAGAATAATTTTGGTGTCAAGTTTGTAGAGACAAACTTGAATAAAGATTTAATAAATGAATTTTTTAAGAAAATTAATCTTGAAGAAAGAGTAGAGATATTATTAATACCCGAATAGTTAGTGGTTGTTTAAAAACATTCTTGTTTTCTGGATTAACTAGAAAGCAAGAACGTTTAGCCTACTTTTTATTAGCAATACATCCTCTAGGGGAATCGAACCCCTCTTGCCAGGATGAAAACCTGGAGTCCTAACCGATAGACGAAGAGGACAAAAATGAGCTCAGTAGGACTCGAACCTACGACAAACGCCTTAAAAGGGCGCTGCTCTACCATCTGAGCTATGAGCCCAAAAGCCATTTTATGACCATTAAAAGTAATAATATATTTATTTTCCAATAATGTCAAGTTAAATTGGTATAAAATTAATAATTTATACCAAAAATGCATTTAACAATTTGAGCTGCACAGGACTTGAACCTGTAACCAGCGGATTAAGAGTCCGATGCTCTACCACTTGAGCTAGCAGCCCAGTTTATTAATTTGCTAACAATAAGAATAAGTTTTTATAAATTGAATGTCAAGGTTTGCTGTTGCTTTTTTTTAATTCTTCTAGCAAATTTTTTGCCTCTAGGTTATTAGGAGAGATTGTAAGAAGTTTAATTAGTGCTTCTTCTGCTAATATTTTATTTTTAGCATTTATTCTTGATCTTGCTAATTTTATTAATAGATTTTGGTTATTAGGAGAAAATCGTAATGCATATTCGTATGCAAAATCGGCTTCATTATATCTTTTTAGCGCATAGAAAGCATCTGCAATCAAATTATAAACTTTTATTATTCTTGCTCCTTTAGAATCAAGGCTAATGTATTCTTGAAAGTATTTTAATGCATTTTCATAATTTTTTTGAAAAAAATATGCTTCTCCTAGTGCTTGGATAATTCTTATGTCATATTTTTTAATACCAAGCCCGATAATTGCTTCTTTTTCAGCTCTCTTGTATTCCCCTATGGCTATTAAGCTCCATATCAATATTGTCCTAGCATCTAAGTTATTAGGATTTAGTCGAATTTCTTCTAACGTGTTTGAAATAGCTTCTTTAAATTTTCCCTCTTTATACAGAAGAAGAGAGTCTTCTTTTTCTTTAGGCGGTGATTGTCCAAATAATAAGCTTAAATTAGATAGCAGAATTAAAGCTGTTTTTAGTAGAAAAAAAAAATTCATTCTTCTAGATCCTCCATTTCACAATTTCCTTTAAATATTGCTCCAGAGTCAATAAAGAGTTCTTTGGTTTTAATGTTTCCTATTAATTTGCCGGTTTTGTAGATTTTAATTGTTCTTAAAGCTTCAATATTCCCTTTTATTTTGCCATGATTTAGTAAATGTTGGCATTTTATTTCAGCTTCAACATCAGCTTTTTCCCTTAGATAGATTGAATTTGATGAGTTTATTAAACCCTTGAGCCTTCCTTCTATTATTATTGGCTTATTGCTTTCGATATAACCTTCAAACTCAAAATTGTTTTTTATTATATTTTGGGTACTACTTTCTTCGAATTCTAAGCTATCTATGCTCATTGGAACCTCTAAAAATGAATGCTTTAACTATATAGCATTCATTTTTGATTTAATTTTTTATTGTTATTAATCGTTTCTTCTTTGGCCCAAAAATCTTAGAAGATATAAGAATAAATTTATAAAATCTAAATAAAGTTTAAGTGAGGCTACAACCGCCATTCTATTTTTTATTTCAGTTTCGTCTTGTAGCATTTTATCCATTTTAGAAATATTTTGAACGTCATAGGCTGTTAGGCCTGTAAATATAACTACGCCCAAAATAGATATAAGGAAATTAAGACCTGAGCTTCTAAAAAACATATTAACAAGAGATGCAATAATGATTCCCCATAAGCCCATTATTAGATAGCTTCCCATTTTTGTTAGATCTGTTGTTGTAGTGTATCCATAAACAGACATTCCAAGAAATGTTCCAGCAGTAATTCCAAATGTGAATACTATTGATCCTTGCGTATAAATCATAAATATAGAAGATAATGTTACTCCTGTTAGTGCTGAGTAGAGCAAGAAAAGAGCTGTTGCAGTATTGCTTGATATTTTATTAAGAGCACCACTTATTGCATATACAAGTCCAAATTGTATAAGTATTATAGCCATAAATGACATTGGATTTGAGAATATTATTGCTTTGATTGTTTGATTTTCTGATGTTGCATATGCAAACATTGCTGAGATTAAAAGTCCAATTGACATAAGCCCAAAAACCTTGGCTAAAAATTTGTTTTTTATTAGTATTTCTTGTTTTTCTTGTGTTAAATCGATCATAATAAAGCCTCCTTATTATTTTATTAAGATTTGTTTTGATCGTTAAATTTTTTGCGAAGTTCATCAAATATAGTGCTTGGAACTTTTCCATACTTTAAAAATTCCATTGAGAATTCTGCTTTTCCTTGGGTAGAGGATCTAAGGACTGTTGAAAATCCAAACATTTCACTTAAAGGCACCTCAGCTTCAACTTTTGAAAAACTTCCATCTTCTAGCGAACCTGTTATTATTCCTCTTCTTTGGTTTAAAAGACCAAACATATTGCCTTGAAATTCAGTAGGACCTTCAAGGGTAACTTTCATTATTGGTTCAAGGATTGTAGGCTTTGCCTTTTCATAAGCTTCTCTAAAAGCGCCAATTGCTGCTAATTGGAATGCAATATCAGATGAGTCAACAATGTGATATTGGCCATCATTGATTGTGATTTTTATATCAACTATTGGAAAGCCAATTAATGTTCCCCTTTCCATTGCTTTTTGGAATCCTTTGTCACATGATGGGATATATTCTGTTGGGATTACTCCTCCTTTTATTAGATTAACAAATTCGTATGTTTCTCCTTCTTTATCAAGAGGTTCCATAAACCCTGCAACCCTTCCAAACTGACCAGCTCCTCCAGATTGCTTTTTGTGAGTATAATTAAATTCAGCTTTTCTTGTAATTGTTTCTCTATAGGCTACTTGTGGCATTCCGGTTTCAACTTCTACCTTGAACTCTCTTTTCATTCTTTCAATGTAAACTTCCAAGTGTAGCTCTCCCATGCCTTGAATTATTGTTTCGTTTGATTCAATGTCAACATAAGTTTTAAATGTTGGATCTTCTTTTGTAAATCTTCCCAGGGCTTTAGCCATATTATCGGCAGATTTTTTGTCCTTTGGTTTTACAGAAAGAGAAATTACTGGATCTGGGATAAACATTGATGTCATTGAATAGTTAATTGACGGATCACAAAACGTATCTCCTGATGCACATTCTATTCCAAATAAAGCAACAATGTCGCCACTTTCTCCAAATTCAATGTCTTCTGTATTATTAGCGTGCATTCTGATAAGTCTTCCGACTTTGAATTTTTTAGAAGTTCTTGAATTTATAAGTTCTTGTCCTTTTTTTAAAGTTCCTTGATAGATTCTGACATAAGTTAATTGGCCGTATTGTCCGTCTTCAAGTTTAAATGCAAGAGCAACAGTTGGAAGTTCGTTGTCAATTTTAAGATCGATTTCTTTTTCATTATTATTAATGTCAAGAGCGGTGTTTTTTATATCATGAGGGGATGGCAAAAATCTGGTTACAGCATCTAAGAGCAATTGCACTCCTTTATTTTTATAAGCAGATCCCATAAATACAGGGCATAATTTTAAAGCCAATGTTCCTGTTCTAGTTGCATTGTATATTATTTCAGTAGGGACTTCTTTTCCTTCCATGTGTAATTCCATAAGTTCATCATTAAAGTCTGCAAGAGTATCAAGCATTATTTCTCGTTTGCTTTTTGCTTCTTCCAAGAGATCTGAGGGTATTTCTTTTTCTATTATTTCTGTTCCATCTTTTCCTTCAAAATAGTAGGCTTTCATTAATATAAGGTCTATAACTCCAATATGTTTGTCTTCTAATCCAATTGGGATTTGCATTAAAACAGAGTTTAAGTCAAGTTTTGATCTTAGCTGATCTTTCACGTTGTAAGGATTTGCTCCGGTTTTATCGCATTTATTTACAAATGCAAGGCGTGGTACGCTATATCTTTTAAGTTGTCGATCAACAGTTATTGATTGAGATTGAACTCCTGCAACAGAATCAAGAACCAATATTGCTCCGTCAAGTACTCTAAGAGATCTTTCAACTTCAATTGTAAAATCTACGTGTCCGGGTGTATCAATAATATTTATTGGGAAATCTTTCCATTCAACATGAGTTGCAGCTGATGCTATTGTGATTCCTCTTTCTCTTTCAAGTTCCATTGAGTCCATTGTTGCACCAACTCCATCTTTACCTTTTACTTCGTGAATTGCATGAATTTTATTACAATAAAAAAGAATGCGTTCTGTAAGAGTAGTTTTTCCTGAGTCAATGTGTGCGCTAATGCCTATGTTTCGTAATTTATTGTAGTCCATTAGACTTTGTTCCTCCTGATGATATGTGAGTAGAAGATTACCTATCTCAGTAATTTTACAAAATTTTTTTTTAAAAATCTATCTTATATCGTTTTATATTGTTAAATATTTGAAAGTTTAAACTATTTTTATGATATTTGACAGTTTCCTTGATTAAATTTGTATTAATGTATATCCTTATCTTAGGGAATATATCATTTAGTAAATTTTGATTTTATTGATTAAAACTTTTTATTTAGTGAATTAACTCTTACTTTATTATTATGCTCCTAATATAATTATTTGGAGGAATTTGAGTTGGAAACTTTAACAATATCTAATGAATTGAGCAAAATATCACAGGTAGGTTACGATTCTTCTGTGTCTGAGCTTTCTGTGTTTTTTAAAGATGGAAGAGCTTATAAGTATTTTAAGATTGAACCAAGGCATTTTAGTGCAATATCTAAACTTGTTGAGGATAGAAGATCAGTTGGTAAATATTTAACAGAAAATGTGTTTAACAAATATGACCAAGAAAAGCTTTAATTTGTGTTTTAGATAGTATAAAAGCCCTTTTGTTTTTAAAGCAGGAGGGCTTATTTATATTTATGACTAGCTTTTAGAGTGATAAATTTTGTTTTATAATCATTAATATTAGGGATTCAAGTAAGTTTTTATGTATAAATTTTTGTTTATTATTGTTTTTGTTTTATCTTGCAGCTCTATTTTTAAGGAATATCAAAATATATCAGGTGAATACTATAAGCTTGCTAAGTTAAATGAGGAGCTTGGTAATGATAAGACTTCTGTTTTGCTTTATGAAAAATCTATTAAATTTAATATTAATGCTGGTGATGATTCAAGTTATAATTTTATTTTAGCTTGCATTAATTTGAAGAAATATGTAGAGGCTGAGTTGAAACTTGATTCTATTATAAAAGAAGATCCAGAAAATATTTTGTTAATTAATCTTAAAGGATATTTGCTATTTAAGAAAAATGATTTGGATAATGCTTTGATTTATTATTTGAAAACTCTAGAATTTGCGCCTGCAAATAAAGAGGCTCTGTTTAATATTTTTTACATTTATCATTTAAAGGGCGACAAAAAAAATGCAAAGAAACATATCTCAAAATATAAAGAGCTAAATCATCCTATACCAAGTGGTTCAGAAGAAATAGTTTCCTCTGTTCTTAAGAGTTAATTTTTTGGTTTTTTGTTTGATTTTTTCTTTGTGGCAATCTTTATGGTTATTATTATATAATAAGGTATGCAATGTAAACCCTGTTTTATTTTTTATAAATTTTTGTAGGAGAGTTTTTATATGATTAGGTTTAAGGTTTTAATTTTGTGTTTGTTTGGGATTATTGTTGTCAATGGCTTTACAGATACTAATTTTGAATTCAATTTTGGTGGTGGGGTTGCTTTTCCTGTTAGTCCCTTTTCAAGTTTTTACAATGAGGCTTTAGAGATTAATGCAAAGCTTAAGCAAAATTTGCCTTCAGATTTAGCCCCAATAGAAAAAGAAGGGATAGTCCAAAATTTTTCCGATTTAGCCAATATTGCTAAAGCTGGAATAAGGTATGGAACTTATGCTCAATTTGGTGCTAAATTTGATGATTTTATTTCTATTGGATTTGAGCTTTTGTTTGACATGAATTTTCTTAAAGCAATAAAGCGTTCAGATGGAACTGCGAATGAAAATTTCTCGTTTGTTATGGCAATAACACCGAGATTTTATACAAAATTAGATTTTTTTGTTTTAGCTTTAGCGTTTTTCACAGGTCCTAAAATTAATATAGTGACTTCTTCTGCAGATTCTGTTTTAGCAGAACTGGGAACAATGGGCTGGGATATTGGTGCTAGACTTTCATTTTCTTTTTTGATTCTTGAAGGTTACTATGTTTGGAACATTAAAAACCCTAAATTTTCTGATTTCAAGTTTGGAATAGGTTTTGAATTTGGAATTGTGTAGCTTATTTAATTTTGTTTTTAATATTATGTATAATATATATTTTTGCTATCAATAGAATTTTTCGATTTTTTTTAATTATTAAAGCTAAAATATTTTAATACCTTGCGTTAAAAATTTTTAGTTATTTTTGTGTGTATAAGTTTTATTAATTATCAAATTAAGATTTTTTAAAAAAGAACGAGGGGTTGGGTGAATTTACTTAAAAAAAAATCAATAGGAATTATTGCCTGTCCTGGGGGTAGGGTTTTTGCTAGTAAAATAATAGAAGAGCTTGACAGGATATTTATAAATATTGAAAATGAGATTGTAAGCAGTATATGCCAAGATTCTAAAGTCTTAAAAGAAGAAATTTTTAAGATTGAAAAAGTTTTATCTCCTTTTTTAGAAGGGCTTAGTTTATCTACTCTTAAAAGCAAAGAGCCTTTAGAAATTCCTGTAAAATTTGTTAAATTTGCCAATGGTGAATTTAAAACTGAAATTTTAAAAACAATCAGGAATAAGGATATTTTTATTGTTCAAGATGTTGCTAATGCTTATGAAGTTGAGATAAGCAGCAGTGAAAAAATAATTATGACAGTTAATGATCATATAATGAATTTAATGACAACAATAGATGCTTGTATGCAGGCTAAAGCCAATTCTGTTAGTGTTATTATTCCGTCTTATCCTTATTCAAGGCAAGATAAAAAACATTCAAGAGAATGTTTAACAGCAAGTCTTATTGGAAGATTTTTAGAAGAGTTGGGTATTAGACATATTTTAACCCTGGATATTCACTCAAAGGCTATTGAGAATGTATTTAGAAAAGTTTATTTTGAAAATTTAAATGTTTCTTATGAAATCTTTAATTCTCTTAAGGATTTAATCGACATTAGGGATTCTAATTTAGTTATTGTTTCACCCGATACAGGCGCTGTGAGTAGAAATAAGTTTTTTGCATCAAGTCTTAAGAGTCCTCTTGCTTTGCTTTACAAGGAGAGAGATTATTCAAGAGTTTCAAATGATGTTGTTGATTCAAATATTTCTGTAACCAAGCTTTTAGGAGATGTTGAAGGTAAAAATGTTTTTATGAGTGATGACATGTTAGCTACTGGAGGTACTTTAATTAAAGCAATGAAATTACTTAAAAGTATGGGTGCTAAAAAGATTATATGTGGGATTAGTTTGCCGTTTTTTAATGGAGATGCTATTAAATATTTTGACAAAGCTTATGAGGAGGGATATTTTTATAAAATAATTGGAACGAATGCTGTTTGTCATAATAATGAATTAATAAATAAACCTTGGTATCATGAGGCTAATGTTGCGCCCCTTTTTGCAGAAGCAATATTTGCAATTTATAATAAAGTTGGTTTGCAAAAGATTCTTGATAGAAAGGATGATATTCAAAAATTGATTACAAAGGGTTAATTTATGAATGCTCTTAGTATTGATATTGGCACCAGTGTTTTAAAGGCAGCATTAGTTAATTCTAAGAAAGGAGTTTTAAGTTATATTGATGTTAGTTATTCAGATTATTTTGATGTTGATTTTGAAAATTTTGACTTTAATATATGGCTTTTTTCTTTTAAGAAAGCCATATCCAATTTTCAGCCTAGCAAAATAGATTGTATTTCTATTAGTGGTATTTCACCATGTTTGATTGCTTTAAATTCAAATTTAATTCCTTTAGAAGTGTT
This genomic interval from Borreliella andersonii contains the following:
- a CDS encoding ribose-phosphate pyrophosphokinase, translating into MNLLKKKSIGIIACPGGRVFASKIIEELDRIFINIENEIVSSICQDSKVLKEEIFKIEKVLSPFLEGLSLSTLKSKEPLEIPVKFVKFANGEFKTEILKTIRNKDIFIVQDVANAYEVEISSSEKIIMTVNDHIMNLMTTIDACMQAKANSVSVIIPSYPYSRQDKKHSRECLTASLIGRFLEELGIRHILTLDIHSKAIENVFRKVYFENLNVSYEIFNSLKDLIDIRDSNLVIVSPDTGAVSRNKFFASSLKSPLALLYKERDYSRVSNDVVDSNISVTKLLGDVEGKNVFMSDDMLATGGTLIKAMKLLKSMGAKKIICGISLPFFNGDAIKYFDKAYEEGYFYKIIGTNAVCHNNELINKPWYHEANVAPLFAEAIFAIYNKVGLQKILDRKDDIQKLITKG